TAGTGGAGCATGATCACCTCAAGCGGGCGTGGAATTCTCGCCAAGACTTTTTTGCCCTGCACCCTCTCTCTactcttcttgattcttGCATCCCAACTTAGATATGGAATGATATCAAGTTACCTAGGCAGAATGAGAATCCAATTACACACCATTCACATTTTAAATCTCTCGAGATCAATCAGATGCTGAATTCATGGTATGCCAATATCTGCAGGAGTTCGATGGTGCAATTCTTGAAAGAGACCATGCAGTTAGAACAAAGAACAACAACACGGAAACCAGCTAGTCTTCTCTCGGGTTTCGTTCAGTTCAGTTTGGTCATTATCACAGTCCATGGATTCCTTCGTGACACCTGGATTGTCAAGGTAGCTCTCGCGGAACACTCCGATCGATTGGATGTTCAGGCTGAAGTCGCCTTGTTGTGACCCAAAGAAACTATAAAATGAGCGCCTTGTTTGCGATATCCCTTTATGCAAGACTCACCTTCGAATCATGATCCGAAATCTCCTTATACGGGACAAGTCCAACGGCCTCGCATCTTCCACCGGCTTCCCCCGGTACGTCGGTTTCAGATCCTTCCAGGACAGACGCACTTCGCGCCCTGCCTCATTCGCAGAGAAATCAAATTCCCAGATAAGAGCGCTTTGTTCACGACCATCGGGCCTCCTTGGTGGGATTTCGTCTGTCAAGGAGAAGGTGTATCGATTTTTGTCCGATGGAATAATGCGTAGCTCAACGCCATCGTATCCGCTGAGGTCCCATGTTTGTTCGTCTCCAACCGTGCGTTGGGAGGCAAAACCAGCACCACCAAGTGTCTCAATGTCGAGGTTGCCATAAAAGCGCACCCCTTCTGCAGTAGGCTCGAGATTTGACACAGATGATCCACCGCGGACGCGGTCATCGGAGGAGGTCCAGCGATTGAGGTCCCAGTCTGGGCCGAAAAGAAACTGTTTGTTGGTAGGGTAGTCCATTATGAAATCAAAAGATGCGGGAAATCGGTTGGGACTAGTCCAGGGGTGTCGGAGAAGTTGTGGGATTCTTGTGAGGTGAACACTGCCCAGGTGCAATCCGATCAACCAAAGAATCGGTGAGTTGATTGGCATGGTGACGTCATTCACGGCAACCAATTGAATTATACGGCCTTGCAAACAAGGCCACGAATGCACACCTGACCAACGTGACTAGACACTAGTTACTAACAAGTTACTACAGGGTCTTCACGTATCATGAAGGTGTCCTTGATCTGATCTGCAAAACAAAATTGGGGGTATATTGGACTCTATTACATGAATTCGTATCTATCAGACATCATAACGTTTCTTTTCAACATCATAAACTGGCGAGCATGCCAGTTTACTTCTCTCTCTCAGCCATGGGCCGTATGCCTTGAACAGAACAGGAATGGGAATCATCAAAATTGCGAGACAACCAAGCAGTGTTCCTGCCCATTGCACACCTAGGTTTTCCATCATTTGCCGGGAGAAAAGCGGGAACGAGCAGCCAATAGCTGAGCGCAAAATCGTGTTCGCGGCAATAGTGGATGCAGCTCTTTCAATTGCGTTAGTCTCATTTTTTCACGGAGCATAGAAGGTGGCAACATACAACGTAGGATAGCAGTCAACAATGTAGTTGAAGCACTGCAGGAAGATCAAAAAGATCCCCACTCCGGTGAGGAGCCCGGAAGATACAGGGGCCATCCAGTGAATGGATGAAGTGTATCCGGTCCAGCCAAACCTGCTGGTAATTAGCTCCGAACAGACGAGGGGTTTGATTGTGGCAAACAGTGGTACTCACCAAAACATCCCTCCTGCAAACGATACAGCTCCTATAATCGCTGCCGGGAGTCGCCATTCGGGGATAGGCTTATCACCATTTGCCGCCAGCTTGGCCTTGTATGACGCCTGTGTGAGGAGGATGTACACGCCACCAAGAAGTTCACCAATGATGATGCCGATAAAGGCAAGTCCACCGACACCCGGGCTCATTCCGTAGACGCCGTGGAAGACAACAGGGTAAGCGCCCAACAGAGCATAGATGAGGCCATAGACGAAAGAGATATACAATGAGACCAGAAGCAGGATGGGCTCCGTGATCAACATCACAATCGGTCGGGCAAAGTTGTTCCGCAGAAGCTCCGTCAAATCCACTTCCACTTCATCTTGCTTTGCATGGATGCCCCAATTGCGAGTCTGTCGGCGTAGGGTAGCAGCCTTGCGGACAAGGATGACTGGAGCATATGTCTCTTCAAGAAAGGCAAAGACTAAGACAAACCCTAGGAACACCATGATTGCGGAGATGTACATCGTCCACCGCCAACCCAGAGAGCTCATTGCAATGAAGCCACCCACAAACGGTGCGGAAAAGGGCCCGATGAACACCGCCATGCAGAAAATCGACATGACGACACCTCGCTGTGTATTGTTGAACAAGTCTGCAAATACCGCGGGAACGACTGAAATCGGACTTGCGGAAAACAGGCCAGCAAAGAACCGACAGATCATCACGGTCTGAATATCTTTAGCAACTGCACATGCTATGGTGAAGATGGCACATCCGAAAAGTCCGAGAGAGAGTGGCCAACGTCTCCCGATCAGCTCTGATCCTGGTGCCCAAATTGTTGGTCCCGCTGCAAATCCGAGGACGTAGAGTGTTACGCCAAGTGAGCCAA
The nucleotide sequence above comes from Penicillium digitatum chromosome 1, complete sequence. Encoded proteins:
- a CDS encoding NADH:ubiquinone oxidoreductase intermediate-associated protein 30, producing the protein MDYPTNKQFLFGPDWDLNRWTSSDDRVRGGSSVSNLEPTAEGVRFYGNLDIETLGGAGFASQRTVGDEQTWDLSGYDGVELRIIPSDKNRYTFSLTDEIPPRRPDGREQSALIWEFDFSANEAGREVRLSWKDLKPTYRGKPVEDARPLDLSRIRRFRIMIRSFFGSQQGDFSLNIQSIGVFRESYLDNPGVTKESMDCDNDQTELNETREKTSWFPCCCSLF
- a CDS encoding MFS multidrug transporter, putative — translated: MEHLNQRPDKYEPDIEDPIDSESHESDDPIEEINSLELTRINTYRLQQKTTVGSTRGPTPRDRWLPMGANKDHPPLLPDSEDYVVEFDGANDPLHPYNWSTPRRIMLVCILCYGTFAGSFTSAVFSAAISGFSKEFNTSTEIGSLGVTLYVLGFAAGPTIWAPGSELIGRRWPLSLGLFGCAIFTIACAVAKDIQTVMICRFFAGLFSASPISVVPAVFADLFNNTQRGVVMSIFCMAVFIGPFSAPFVGGFIAMSSLGWRWTMYISAIMVFLGFVLVFAFLEETYAPVILVRKAATLRRQTRNWGIHAKQDEVEVDLTELLRNNFARPIVMLITEPILLLVSLYISFVYGLIYALLGAYPVVFHGVYGMSPGVGGLAFIGIIIGELLGGVYILLTQASYKAKLAANGDKPIPEWRLPAAIIGAVSFAGGMFWFGWTGYTSSIHWMAPVSSGLLTGVGIFLIFLQCFNYIVDCYPTLAASTIAANTILRSAIGCSFPLFSRQMMENLGVQWAGTLLGCLAILMIPIPVLFKAYGPWLRERSKLACSPVYDVEKKRYDV